Proteins from a genomic interval of Zingiber officinale cultivar Zhangliang chromosome 1B, Zo_v1.1, whole genome shotgun sequence:
- the LOC121968841 gene encoding uncharacterized protein LOC121968841 isoform X2 — protein MAKLSPFPFLTFPTAFFAFLVYSCSSSSFSCSAAEASEATTVHDLLLNHGLPGGLIPKDVESFSHDATSGLLEFRLYRPCYAQYYDGLAYFDSEVRGNLSYGALRGVVGWSQEELFLWLPVKGIVITDPSSGVILFDIGVARKRLAVSAFEVPPDCHPVAEQAAARIESLGRSGGILHQR, from the exons ATGGCAAAGCTCTCTCCTTTCCCCTTCCTTACATTTCCGACAGCCTTCTTCGCCTTCCTTGTCTACTCCtgttcctcttcctccttctcctgcTCGGCGGCGGAGGCCTCTGAAGCTACCACCGTCCACGACCTCCTCCTGAACCACGGCCTCCCTGGCGGGCTCATACCCAAGGACGTCGAATCCTTCTCCCACGACGCCACGTCCGGCCTCCTCGAGTTCCGCCTCTACCGCCCCTGCTACGCCCAATACTACGACGGTCTCGCCTACTTCGATAGCGAGGTGCGGGGCAACCTCAGCTACGGTGCACTGCGCGGGGTGGTCGGGTGGTCACAGGAGGAGCTATTCCTGTGGCTCCCGGTCAAGGGGATCGTGATCACCGATCCGTCCTCTGGCGTCATTCTCTTCGACATCGGGGTCGCGCGCAAGCGCCTCGCTGTCTCGGCCTTCGAGGTGCCTCCGGATTGCCACCCGGTAGCGGAACAAGCGGCCGCCAGAATAG AGTCATTGGGAAGATCTGGAGGAATTCTTCATCAGAGATAA
- the LOC121968841 gene encoding uncharacterized protein LOC121968841 isoform X1, which yields MAKLSPFPFLTFPTAFFAFLVYSCSSSSFSCSAAEASEATTVHDLLLNHGLPGGLIPKDVESFSHDATSGLLEFRLYRPCYAQYYDGLAYFDSEVRGNLSYGALRGVVGWSQEELFLWLPVKGIVITDPSSGVILFDIGVARKRLAVSAFEVPPDCHPVAEQAAARIGESARSKTKRSWWPAVRFLLD from the coding sequence ATGGCAAAGCTCTCTCCTTTCCCCTTCCTTACATTTCCGACAGCCTTCTTCGCCTTCCTTGTCTACTCCtgttcctcttcctccttctcctgcTCGGCGGCGGAGGCCTCTGAAGCTACCACCGTCCACGACCTCCTCCTGAACCACGGCCTCCCTGGCGGGCTCATACCCAAGGACGTCGAATCCTTCTCCCACGACGCCACGTCCGGCCTCCTCGAGTTCCGCCTCTACCGCCCCTGCTACGCCCAATACTACGACGGTCTCGCCTACTTCGATAGCGAGGTGCGGGGCAACCTCAGCTACGGTGCACTGCGCGGGGTGGTCGGGTGGTCACAGGAGGAGCTATTCCTGTGGCTCCCGGTCAAGGGGATCGTGATCACCGATCCGTCCTCTGGCGTCATTCTCTTCGACATCGGGGTCGCGCGCAAGCGCCTCGCTGTCTCGGCCTTCGAGGTGCCTCCGGATTGCCACCCGGTAGCGGAACAAGCGGCCGCCAGAATAGGTGAGTCCGCGAGATCGAAAACGAAGcgatcttggtggccggcggttcgTTTCTTGCTGGATTAG